From a single Prosthecobacter sp. genomic region:
- the tsaD gene encoding tRNA (adenosine(37)-N6)-threonylcarbamoyltransferase complex transferase subunit TsaD, translating into MPSCLLALESSCDETAAAICTLDGGLIASRIASQIEIHRQYGGVVPEVASRNHILHVCPLVEQVLTDAGKKLGDIAAFAATNGPGLVSSLLIGTSMAKALAIAEHKPFIAVNHMEGHLLSPFMNDNGPVRSCVALIVSGGHTMLVRVHDVARYELLGRTRDDAAGEAFDKVAKMIGLPYPGGPEIDKLAQRGDPAAFAFPRSFLDGRSLEFSFSGLKTAVLYELPRLDLHNEQVLADLSASVQAAIIEVLVEKLVLAARHCGEKLVTVSGGVSCNRGLRAALTARCAKEGLQLLLARPDLCTDNAGMIAFAAVQRFNTGHSSPLEADVDPNLSLVS; encoded by the coding sequence ATGCCCTCCTGCCTGCTCGCCCTCGAATCTTCCTGCGATGAGACCGCCGCCGCGATCTGCACGCTGGATGGCGGGCTGATCGCGAGCCGCATCGCCTCGCAGATCGAGATCCATCGCCAGTATGGTGGCGTGGTGCCGGAGGTGGCTTCGAGAAACCACATCCTGCATGTGTGCCCGCTGGTGGAGCAAGTTTTGACGGATGCAGGGAAAAAGCTCGGCGACATAGCGGCTTTCGCCGCCACCAACGGTCCTGGCCTGGTCAGTTCACTGCTCATCGGCACCTCAATGGCCAAGGCGCTCGCCATCGCGGAACACAAGCCATTCATCGCCGTGAACCACATGGAGGGGCATTTGTTGTCCCCGTTTATGAATGACAACGGCCCTGTTCGTTCGTGTGTGGCGCTCATCGTCAGCGGCGGTCACACCATGCTGGTGCGCGTGCATGACGTTGCGCGCTACGAACTGCTAGGACGCACCCGTGACGACGCGGCGGGCGAAGCCTTTGACAAGGTCGCCAAAATGATCGGTCTCCCCTACCCTGGCGGGCCGGAGATCGACAAACTCGCCCAGCGTGGTGATCCGGCTGCCTTCGCGTTTCCGCGCAGCTTTCTCGATGGCCGCAGTCTGGAGTTCAGCTTCAGCGGCTTGAAAACGGCCGTGTTGTATGAACTGCCCAGGCTCGATCTGCACAACGAGCAGGTGCTCGCCGATCTCAGCGCCAGCGTGCAGGCGGCGATCATCGAGGTGCTCGTTGAAAAGCTCGTGCTCGCTGCCCGGCACTGCGGCGAAAAACTCGTCACCGTCAGCGGCGGTGTGAGCTGCAACCGCGGCCTGCGAGCGGCCTTGACGGCCCGCTGCGCCAAAGAAGGCCTGCAACTGCTGCTCGCACGGCCTGATCTTTGCACCGACAATGCCGGCATGATTGCCTTTGCCGCCGTGCAGCGTTTCAACACCGGCCATTCCTCGCCGTTGGAGGCCGATGTCGATCCCAACCTCTCGCTTGTCAGTTGA
- a CDS encoding PQQ-dependent sugar dehydrogenase codes for MFRLFLFFAFVTSVHAQWTTSRIHGSPEAPKPYVPEQVFTQIALNDALEMITVPGAHRFVAVEKNGKIWSFKDAPDAAAKDLLIDLKPDHPLLQHAYGIAFHPKWQENGLVFITYAYGDKVPDGTKLSRFKLTQQEPPVLDPKSETVLLTWQSGGHNGASIQFGPDGMLYISTGDATAPSPPDSLKTGQDLSDFLSSILRIDVDHEENGKAYAIPKDNPFLTTPNARPEIYAFGFRNPWKISFDPKGRLWCGDVGWELWEMIHLVPKGGNHGWSAMEASQPIMPDTKGPGDIIPPVAAHPHTEAASITGGYVYHGSRFPELRDAYIYGDYETGKIWALWHDGTQVTRREEIADTPHKIATFGLSEDGELYWMNWEKDTRIYRLSKNPAVGKPSQFPRKLSETGLFTDTAAQTPAAGVLPFEIAEPMWQDGAKAQRFVALPEGKSIKTTTSGNAAKPNYQVEWPAESVLARTIALKKKIETQVLHFDGETWNGYSYRWNDAGTDAELAGVDGEEFIIDKQPWRIHGRAECARCHNNWSGFALGFQPDQLVNISGKKPEEAAELFNGPFTERLKNRLVSSHDKQADLETKARSWLHANCAHCHRRHGGGSVQLMVNADLPTAETMMLNEKPVRGDLGLADARVISPGKPEQSVLLARIARSGNGHMPMIGAREVDPHGFRVLWDWISGEATTHRPSRVESPSDALLLANAIAKNEAKFDPALAKHPNPEIASYFERFLPHDQRVKTLGMNFDGKKLLTIKGDAKRGAELLSMTGKMAACLACHILNGTGRDFGPDLSKVGARLTREQILESLHQPSKAIAKGYETWMLTLKDGSMQTGFVVNPGDTAVTLKLPTGQPQTFERAQIRSQKVEPMSLMPEGLLQSMTEQEAADVIAFLAGLK; via the coding sequence ATGTTCCGCCTTTTTCTTTTTTTTGCCTTCGTCACCAGCGTTCACGCGCAATGGACGACCTCCCGCATCCACGGCTCTCCTGAAGCGCCGAAGCCATATGTGCCCGAGCAGGTCTTCACTCAAATCGCGCTGAACGACGCGCTGGAGATGATCACCGTGCCTGGAGCGCATCGGTTTGTCGCCGTGGAGAAGAATGGTAAGATCTGGAGCTTCAAGGATGCGCCCGACGCGGCAGCGAAAGACCTGCTCATTGACCTCAAACCCGATCATCCGCTGCTTCAGCATGCCTATGGCATCGCGTTTCATCCGAAGTGGCAGGAAAACGGCCTCGTCTTCATCACCTACGCGTATGGCGACAAAGTTCCCGATGGCACCAAGCTCTCACGTTTCAAACTCACGCAGCAGGAGCCGCCGGTGCTTGATCCGAAGTCGGAAACCGTGCTGCTGACGTGGCAAAGTGGCGGCCACAACGGTGCCTCGATTCAATTCGGGCCGGATGGCATGCTCTACATCTCCACGGGTGATGCCACCGCTCCTTCGCCGCCGGATTCGCTGAAGACCGGGCAGGACTTGAGCGACTTCTTGTCCTCCATCCTGCGCATCGACGTGGATCATGAGGAGAACGGCAAAGCGTATGCCATTCCGAAGGACAATCCGTTTCTCACGACACCGAACGCACGTCCCGAGATCTACGCCTTTGGCTTCCGCAATCCGTGGAAGATCAGCTTCGACCCAAAAGGCCGCCTATGGTGCGGCGATGTTGGCTGGGAGCTGTGGGAGATGATTCATCTCGTCCCGAAAGGCGGCAATCACGGCTGGAGCGCCATGGAGGCCAGCCAGCCGATCATGCCAGACACCAAAGGCCCTGGCGACATCATCCCGCCCGTGGCCGCACATCCACACACCGAGGCCGCGAGCATCACCGGCGGCTATGTGTATCATGGCAGCCGCTTCCCTGAACTGCGCGACGCCTACATCTACGGCGACTACGAGACCGGCAAAATCTGGGCGCTCTGGCATGACGGCACGCAGGTCACGCGTCGCGAGGAAATCGCCGACACGCCGCACAAGATCGCCACTTTCGGCCTCAGCGAGGACGGCGAGCTGTATTGGATGAATTGGGAAAAGGACACGCGCATCTACCGCCTGTCGAAAAATCCCGCCGTCGGCAAACCGAGCCAGTTTCCGCGCAAACTCAGCGAAACCGGCCTCTTCACCGACACGGCGGCGCAAACTCCCGCCGCAGGCGTGCTGCCCTTCGAGATCGCCGAGCCGATGTGGCAGGACGGAGCGAAGGCGCAGCGATTTGTGGCCCTTCCCGAAGGAAAAAGCATCAAGACAACCACCAGCGGCAATGCTGCGAAGCCGAACTACCAGGTCGAATGGCCCGCCGAGTCTGTCCTGGCCCGCACGATCGCTTTGAAGAAGAAAATCGAGACCCAAGTGCTCCACTTCGACGGCGAAACCTGGAACGGCTACTCCTACCGCTGGAACGATGCCGGCACCGATGCCGAACTCGCCGGCGTGGACGGTGAGGAGTTCATCATCGACAAGCAACCCTGGCGCATCCACGGCCGCGCCGAATGCGCCCGCTGCCACAACAACTGGAGCGGCTTCGCGCTCGGCTTTCAACCGGATCAACTCGTCAACATCAGCGGCAAGAAGCCCGAGGAGGCCGCTGAACTCTTCAACGGGCCTTTCACCGAGCGCTTGAAGAACCGCCTCGTCTCCAGTCACGACAAACAGGCCGACCTCGAAACCAAAGCCCGCTCCTGGCTCCACGCGAATTGTGCGCATTGCCATCGCCGCCACGGCGGCGGTAGCGTGCAGCTCATGGTGAACGCGGATTTGCCCACGGCGGAGACGATGATGCTGAATGAGAAGCCGGTGCGCGGCGACCTTGGTCTTGCAGACGCGAGGGTGATTTCACCCGGCAAGCCGGAGCAGAGCGTGCTGCTGGCCCGCATCGCCCGCAGTGGGAATGGCCACATGCCGATGATTGGTGCCCGTGAGGTCGATCCGCATGGCTTCCGTGTGTTGTGGGACTGGATTTCGGGAGAAGCGACAACTCACCGTCCCTCCAGAGTCGAATCGCCTTCCGACGCGCTTCTGCTCGCGAACGCCATCGCGAAAAACGAGGCTAAGTTCGACCCAGCTCTCGCCAAGCACCCGAATCCCGAGATCGCCAGCTACTTCGAGCGCTTCCTGCCTCACGACCAACGCGTGAAGACCCTCGGCATGAATTTCGACGGGAAAAAGCTCCTCACCATCAAAGGCGATGCGAAACGCGGAGCGGAACTCCTCAGCATGACCGGCAAAATGGCCGCCTGCCTCGCCTGCCACATCCTCAACGGCACGGGACGCGATTTTGGGCCGGATTTGAGCAAGGTGGGCGCACGACTGACACGCGAGCAGATCCTCGAAAGCCTGCATCAGCCGTCCAAAGCCATCGCGAAGGGTTATGAGACGTGGATGCTGACCTTGAAGGACGGCAGCATGCAAACCGGCTTCGTCGTGAACCCTGGCGACACCGCCGTGACGCTGAAACTCCCCACCGGCCAGCCGCAGACCTTCGAGCGTGCCCAAATCCGCAGCCAGAAAGTCGAACCGATGTCCCTGATGCCGGAGGGGCTGCTCCAAAGCATGACCGAACAGGAGGCGGCGGACGTGATCGCGTTTCTAGCGGGATTGAAGTAA